The Montipora capricornis isolate CH-2021 chromosome 6, ASM3666992v2, whole genome shotgun sequence genome has a window encoding:
- the LOC138051298 gene encoding uncharacterized protein, with translation MITGYLFILIFGFTSITVPKKSISAIISGKFNNCSEASCTSSLKKRPCAVDNNACKCEAVDSSSCGTLKQQDFVTITGAVNESSSGWICCYCSLNESYCCDKCRGTSASPNIVLPTTYFRIIMIFLVECKKLERNNDLKSSLTRAIVRWTGFPPERVTVKAINCTTGQQPFCGVDVENLKMHARKRRAVGGRMKGTNTKKKKNNKVSSFSSYDAIDLTCEAILTDIKVSGKNLSLLERALNLLRHLQKNNSLSFIVQDGQVFYSSFMLSAVNGSMFSYHQAPTTEVPPLPPTYNTEPLTIDLMPLIYAGGSILGLVTLCVVWQFIKHSWLLYRKRFTPINSDRVDHKKVKRLQLIREAMEENDIPTQASKKAYEPASGTAPRIGNEATTQQHNWSSAKSLAPAYEPTELHNKRTPPTLILDDPESDIEKRSIDGEDMANSADDENISDILNSDEERVLRPSSGRSSFLRGLRNVGFRDEDDTFPLNEVDNSKMRKKYISEPRVANGDDHGQLNISDEKLVSQRKASLVSSNSSIDPEETTVILPLKPNKNPNKRREPDTHNKGNMLLSPQIKKFRRVSITSSLDEDNTELTEVAGKRRKNSSLPTHDPKNAERRKPVSANDNQEVMVVAPKDIYTNRGKDKVFTFENDAKPSSEAGGSSLQQSNRPRRSTVNEWERTGTSFGQNRERARKNLSVQSAAHGKERRKSFIANREGAQMSDNEEAQVNGNLRISVSKAKGQRTSTTEQKKGVKSSDDSVAKISDGLAASKQERKKSMRIGEEFKTFGESGRKGDTRFNVEGRGTPLAGDEDEEKEKMKQRSRKKKGEGSAEDRISKETGKAKRKKKKPRKEKEDKKKVDDSNGLSDVENALTEFLTEDFKERRVETPATPENNSVATSEEKEPKKKKKKRKGKKVSRRKWKDSEESEDDVEGKIN, from the exons ATGATAACAGGATACTTGTTCATTCTTATATTCG GTTTTACGTCGATTACAGTCCCTAAAAAATCCATTTCAGCGATAATTTCAGGGAAATTTAACAACTGCTCTGAG GCCTCATGTACCAGCTCCCTGAAAAAGAGACCATGCGCAGTGGACAATAATGCCTGCAAATGTGAAGCAGTTGACAGTTCTTCCTGCGGTACTCTGAAACAGCAAGATTTTGTGACCATTACAGGCGCTGTAAATGAAAGCTCTTCAGGTTGGATTTGCTGTTATTGTTCCCTCAATGAAAGTTACTGTTGTGACAAGTGCAGAGGTACCTCAG CTTCTCCAAATATTGTGCTACCGACTACATATTTCAGAATAATAATGATCTTTCTCGTGGAGTGCAAGAAGTTGGAACGTAACAATGACTTAAAAAGCTCCCTCACACGAGCTATCGTGCGATGGACCGGTTTTCCACCGGAACGCGTTACGGTAAAAGCGATCAATTGTACGACTGGTCAGCAGCCATTCTGCGGGGTGGACGTGGAGAATCTCAAGATGCATGCGCGTAAAAGACGAGCGGTGGGTGGCAGAATGAAGGGAACAAatacaaagaagaagaagaataacaAAGTATCTTCATTCTCGTCTTACGACGCCATTGATCTGACGTGTGAGGCCATCCTCACAGATATAAAAGTGTCTGGCAAGAATCTAAGTTTGCTTGAAAGGGCTCTGAATTTACTAAGACACCTCCAAAAGAACAACTCACTTAGTTTTATTGTACAAGATGGACAGGTTTTCTACTCATCTTTCATGCTCTCTGCTGTTAATGGTTCGATGTTCAGTTATCACCAGGCACCTACCACTGAAGTACCACCTCTTCCCCCAACGTATAACACAGAACCCCTGACAATTGATTTAATGCCACTGATTTATGCCGGTGGGAGCATTCTAGGACTGGTTACCCTGTGTGTGGTATGGCAGTTCATAAAGCATTCGTGGTTACTTTACAGAAAGAGATTTACTCCAATTAACAGTGACCGAGTGGATCATAAGAAAGTTAAACGACTTCAGCTGATAAGGGAGGCGATGGAGGAGAACGATATACCAACCCAAG CATCTAAGAAAGCCTATGAACCTGCATCCGGTACTGCACCTCGCATTGGAAACGAGGCTACAACACAACAGCACAACTGGTCATCGGCAAAATCGCTAGCTCCTGCATATGAGCCTACTGAGTTACACAACAAGCGGACTCCGCCCACACTCATTCTTGATGACCCTGAGTCTGACATCGAGAAGCGAAGTATCGACGGTGAAGACATGGCGAATTCAGCGGACGATGAAAACATAAGCGATATTTTAAACAGTGACGAGGAGCGAGTGTTGAGGCCCAGCAGCGGACGTTCAAGCTTTCTTCGCGGACTGAGAAATGTGGGATTTCGAGACGAAGACGACACATTTCCCTTAAATGAAGTTGACAACAGTAAAATgcgaaaaaaatacatttcagaGCCGAGGGTTGCCAACGGAGATGATCATGGACAGTTGAATATTTCAGATGAGAAACTTGTCAGTCAACGAAAGGCATCCCTCGTTTCCTCCAATTCAAGCATCGATCCTGAAGAAACAACAGTCATCCTGCCCTTAAAACCCAACAAAAATCCGAACAAGCGGCGAGAACCTGACACGCACAACAAAGGTAATATGTTGTTATCACCCCAAATAAAGAAGTTTCGGAGGGTATCCATTACTTCTTCTCTTGACGAAGATAATACGGAACTGACAGAAGTTGCAgggaaaagaaggaaaaacagtTCACTGCCAACACACGATCCAAAAAATGCAGAGAGGAGGAAACCAGTGAGCGCAAATGACAATCAGGAAGTTATGGTTGTTGCGCCGAAAGACATATACACGAACAGAGGAAAAGACAAAGTTTTCACGTTTGAAAATGATGCAAAACCGAGCAGTGAAGCCGGTGGAAGCTCATTGCAACAAAGTAATAGACCAAGGAGATCAACGGTGAACGAGTGGGAACGCACGGGAACTAGCTTTGGTCAAAACCGAGAAAGAGCTAGAAAGAACTTATCAGTGCAGTCAGCTGCACATGGTAAAGAGCGTCGAAAATCATTCATTGCTAATAGGGAAGGAGCCCAAATGTCGGACAATGAAGAAGCACAAGTAAATGGGAATCTAAGGATATCAGTTTCAAAAGCCAAAGGACAAAGGACATCGACCACGGAACAAAAAAAAGGTGTCAAAAGCTCTGATGACAGTGTCGCCAAAATAAGTGACGGCTTAGCCGCATCAAAACAGGAGCGCAAGAAGTCTATGAGAATAGGAGAAGAATTCAAAACATTTGGTGAAAGTGGAAGAAAGGGCGATACAAGATTTAACGTGGAAGGTAGAGGAACGCCGCTCGCCGGggatgaagatgaagaaaaagaaaagatgaaACAGAGAAGTCGAAAGAAAAAGGGTGAAGGATCAGCAGAAGACagaatatcaaaagaaaccGGAAAGGccaaaagaaagaagaaaaaaccgAGAAAGGAGaaggaagacaaaaaaaaagtcgATGATTCGAACGGCTTGTCAGATGTGGAGAACGCACTGACGGAGTTCCTTACCGAGGACTTCAAAGAGCGACGTGTTGAGACACCTGCTACACCCGAAAACAATTCAGTGGCTACATCAGAGGAAAAAGAAcctaagaaaaagaagaaaaaacgcaAGGGAAAGAAAGTCTCACGTCGTAAATGGAAAGACTCTGAAGAGTCGGAAGATGATGTCGAGGGAAAGATAAACTAG
- the LOC138051302 gene encoding YEATS domain-containing protein 4-like, producing MASSGDNARVKGVTIVKPVIFGNVSHYFGKKRETDGHTHGWTVFLRPFKNEDMSSYVKKVHFKLHESYANPLRVVTKPPYEVNESGWGEFEIQIKIFFMDSSEKPVTLYHLLKLFQTESALASGKKQLVSEFYDEVIFQDPTQMMHQCLLSARQLPPIKHESDWDEIERRTTASIGGARQKIGKEISELHEKLKVCKEAIQQMKSEIAKVEQQDQEPQETASVIPNVVP from the exons ATGGCGTCGTCTGGAGACAACGCAAGAGTGAAG GGTGTCACAATAGTAAAGCCCGTGATATTTGGAAATGTGTCTCATTACTTTGGAAAAAAACGGGAAACAGACGGTCATACTCACGGCTGGACAGTATTTCTTAGACCtttcaaaaacgag GACATGTCAAGTTATGTAAAGAAAGTCCATTTCAAACTCCATGAAAGTTATGCAAATCCTCTGAGAG TAGTAACAAAGCCTCCATATGAAGTAAACGAATCAGGATGGGGTGAATTCGAAATTCAGATCAAGATATTCTTCATGGATTCATCTGAGAAACCA GTTACACTGTATCATCTTCTGAAGCTTTTCCAAACAGAGTCTGCTTTAGCTTCAGGAAAGAAACAGTTGGTGTCTGAGTTCTACGATGAAGTT aTATTTCAAGACCCGACTCAAATGATGCATCAGTGTTTGTTGAGTGCACGGCAGCTGCCGCCAATAAAACATGAATCTGATT GGGACGAAATTGAAAGGAGAACGACAGCTTCGATAGGAGGCGCTCGGCAAAAGATTGGGAAAGAAATCAGCGAATTGCACGAAAAACTCAAGGTCTGCAAAGAAGCCATAcaacaaatgaaatcagaaatAGCGAAAGTGGAGCAACAAGATCAGGAACCTCAAGAAACGGCATCTGTGATCCCGAATGTTGTACCATGA
- the LOC138051299 gene encoding glutathione S-transferase kappa 1-like: MALAKRTVELFYDVLSPYSWVAFEVLCRYRPKWNLDLKLCPFSLQGIMGLSGNKPPGVVPNKMLYMGKDLKRLRNYYGIPISPPSDFVNSMFVKGSLPTMRLLTVVKDQYPEKLEELSRQAWMRIWSRDEDIIEPESLQEVCKKVDISDDQSQLLLSKIKEQAIKDKLKETTQRALDFGAFGAPVIIAYVNGEPHMFFGSDRFFLIAHLFGVEWEGPLKPAPTSQL; the protein is encoded by the exons ATGGCACTCGCCAAGAGAACTGTGGAATTATTCTACGACGTACTGTCCCCGTATTCATGGGTTGCATTTGAG GTACTATGTCGCTATCGCCCCAAATGGAACCTAGATCTCAAGCTGTGCCCTTTTTCCCTGCAGGGAATTATGGGGTTGTCAg GAAATAAGCCTCCGGGAGTTGTTCCAAACAAAATGCTCTACATGGGAAAGGACTTAAAAAGACTTCGAAATTATTATGGAATTCCAATCAGTCCACCTTCG GATTTTGTTAACTCCATGTTTGTAAAAG GTTCCTTGCCTACTATGAGGCTGCTCACAGTTGTAAAAGATCAATATCCAGAGAAACTTGAAGAGCTTAGTCGACAAGCATGGATGAGGATCTGGTCCAGA GATGAAGATATTATTGAACCTGAGAGCCTTCAGGAG GTGTGCAAAAAAGTTGATATCAGTGATGATCAAAGTCAACTTCTGTTGAGCAAGATTAAAGAACAGGCAATTAAAGATAAACTTAAAGAAACAACGCAAAGGGCTCTAGATTTTGGG GCATTTGGAGCTCCGGTCATCATCGCATATGTTAATGGGGAGCCTCATATGTTTTTTGGCTCGGACAGATTCTTTTTGATTGCACACTTATTTG gCGTAGAATGGGAAGGACCTTTAAAACCGGCTCCAACCTCGCAACTGTAG